One window from the genome of Magnetospirillum sp. WYHS-4 encodes:
- a CDS encoding undecaprenyl-diphosphate phosphatase, translating into MDLQNLAILALIQGVTEFLPISSSGHLVVMPRLTCWPDQGLAVDVAMHVGTLGAVLTYFWRDIAEMIPGFFRLMAGRRDPAGKLALLLIVGTVPVVAAGLLVKHYWPEGIRSLAVVAWTMTLYGILLYVADRVGMTVRRVEHLGYGDAVVIGFAQCLALIPGTSRSGITITAARMMGMERAAAARFSMLLSVPGILGAGLLEGYELYKQGNGIGQDAILGAGLAFVAGLVAIWGLMGWLKRSTFTPFVVYRLILGLFLFSVAYGWVDWQGLLGLDTSCDR; encoded by the coding sequence TTGGATCTTCAAAATCTGGCGATCCTGGCGTTGATCCAAGGGGTCACGGAGTTCCTGCCCATCTCGTCGTCGGGCCATCTGGTGGTCATGCCCCGCCTGACCTGCTGGCCCGACCAGGGACTGGCCGTGGACGTGGCCATGCACGTGGGGACCCTGGGTGCCGTCTTGACCTACTTCTGGCGCGACATCGCCGAGATGATCCCCGGTTTCTTCCGGCTCATGGCCGGGCGGCGCGATCCGGCGGGCAAGCTCGCCCTGCTGTTGATCGTCGGCACCGTTCCCGTGGTGGCCGCCGGCCTTCTGGTCAAGCACTATTGGCCGGAGGGCATCCGCTCTCTCGCCGTGGTCGCCTGGACCATGACCCTGTACGGCATTCTGCTTTATGTGGCCGACCGCGTCGGCATGACGGTGCGCCGCGTCGAACACCTGGGCTACGGCGACGCCGTGGTCATCGGTTTCGCCCAATGCCTGGCCCTGATTCCCGGTACCAGCCGTTCCGGAATCACTATCACGGCGGCCCGCATGATGGGCATGGAACGGGCCGCGGCGGCCCGCTTTTCCATGCTGCTGTCGGTACCCGGCATCCTCGGGGCGGGCCTGCTGGAAGGCTACGAACTCTACAAGCAGGGCAACGGGATCGGCCAGGACGCCATCCTGGGGGCCGGCCTGGCCTTCGTCGCCGGCCTGGTCGCCATCTGGGGGCTGATGGGCTGGCTGAAGCGGTCCACCTTCACGCCCTTCGTGGTCTACCGCCTGATCCTGGGCCTGTTCCTGTTCAGCGTCGCCTATGGCTGGGTGGACTGGCAGGGCCTGTTGGGCCTCGACACCTCCTGCGACCGATAG
- a CDS encoding TIGR04283 family arsenosugar biosynthesis glycosyltransferase, whose protein sequence is MLSLVVPTLNAEAGLARMLETVRAGVDDIVVADGGSTDRTLAIPVGTRIVACPPGRGTQLAAGAAAAGGDWLLFLHADTVLATGWREEADRHMRESPDRAAVFRLAFDDSAAAAERVARLANWRARTFGLPYGDQGLLISRRLYDAVGGFRPLPLMEDVDLVRRLGRSRLAFLETAAVTSAERYRRDGWLRRPARNLFCLGLYFLGLPPPLIAKIYRSQEVSRPNRPCQSTQP, encoded by the coding sequence GTGTTGAGCCTTGTCGTCCCCACCCTGAACGCCGAAGCGGGCCTTGCCCGGATGCTGGAGACAGTCCGCGCCGGGGTAGACGACATCGTCGTCGCCGACGGCGGATCGACCGACCGCACCCTTGCCATCCCGGTCGGAACCCGGATCGTCGCCTGCCCGCCGGGGCGCGGGACCCAATTGGCGGCCGGCGCGGCGGCGGCCGGCGGCGACTGGCTGTTGTTCCTCCACGCCGATACCGTCCTGGCGACGGGCTGGCGGGAAGAAGCGGACCGCCACATGCGGGAGTCCCCGGACCGGGCCGCCGTCTTCCGCCTTGCCTTCGACGATTCCGCCGCCGCCGCTGAGCGCGTCGCCCGCTTGGCCAACTGGCGCGCCCGCACCTTCGGACTGCCCTACGGGGATCAGGGATTGCTGATTTCGCGCCGCCTCTACGACGCGGTGGGCGGCTTTCGGCCCCTGCCTTTGATGGAGGACGTGGACTTGGTCCGCCGCCTGGGCCGGTCCCGCCTCGCCTTCCTGGAAACGGCCGCCGTCACCTCGGCCGAACGCTATCGCCGGGACGGTTGGCTGCGCCGCCCGGCTCGCAACCTGTTCTGCCTGGGGCTCTACTTCCTGGGACTGCCGCCGCCCCTGATCGCCAAGATCTATCGGTCGCAGGAGGTGTCGAGGCCCAACAGGCCCTGCCAGTCCACCCAGCCATAG
- a CDS encoding response regulator, protein MPRTVFIVEDTRSHAILFDNLLRARGHNVVHGEGGWETIAAIRDTRPHLVLMDIKLPMVSGLDLVKALKDDGELKGIPVIAVTAHAMEADRVRCLAAGFDDYVAKPIDALNFLNRVDLILSGIDSLG, encoded by the coding sequence ATGCCGCGTACCGTTTTCATCGTCGAAGATACGCGCAGCCACGCCATCCTGTTCGACAACCTGCTGCGGGCCCGAGGCCACAACGTCGTCCATGGGGAAGGGGGATGGGAAACCATCGCCGCGATCCGCGACACCCGCCCCCATCTGGTGCTGATGGACATCAAGCTGCCGATGGTCTCGGGGCTCGACCTGGTCAAGGCCCTGAAGGATGACGGGGAGCTTAAGGGTATCCCCGTCATCGCGGTCACGGCCCATGCCATGGAGGCCGATCGTGTCCGCTGCCTGGCCGCGGGCTTCGACGATTACGTCGCCAAGCCCATCGACGCCCTCAACTTCCTGAACCGGGTCGACCTGATATTGTCCGGCATCGACAGCCTGGGGTGA
- a CDS encoding D-hexose-6-phosphate mutarotase: MTAERLNAEFAIAGRLWVVDGKGGLPMIEIEACGSRASISIHAGQVLSFRPAGQDEDLLFLSDKAYYAAGKAIKGGAPVCWPWFGPDPEGKGRPGHGFVRNRPWTLRSTQTLADGRIRVRLGLCDTEETRALWPQAFDLELAATVGEALEIALVTRNKGAEPFSLSQGLHTYFRIGDIGSTEVLGLEGRGYIDKMDGGSEKLQRGPVTIVGETDRIYTGVAGDLAIRDTALGRTIRIASSGSASAVVWNPWIATAASMADLNDDDWKVMLCVETTNAGPDVIQVPAGGEHRLTATYSIAD; encoded by the coding sequence ATGACCGCCGAACGCCTGAACGCCGAATTCGCCATCGCCGGCCGCCTTTGGGTGGTCGATGGGAAGGGGGGGCTGCCCATGATCGAGATCGAGGCCTGCGGATCACGGGCGTCGATCTCCATCCATGCCGGACAGGTGCTGTCCTTCCGACCGGCCGGCCAGGACGAGGACCTGCTGTTTCTCAGCGACAAGGCCTATTACGCCGCGGGCAAGGCGATCAAGGGCGGCGCGCCCGTCTGCTGGCCCTGGTTCGGCCCCGATCCCGAGGGCAAAGGCCGTCCGGGGCATGGCTTCGTGCGCAACCGGCCCTGGACCCTGCGGAGCACCCAGACCCTGGCTGATGGCCGCATCCGGGTCCGCCTGGGCCTCTGCGACACCGAGGAGACCCGCGCCCTCTGGCCCCAGGCTTTCGATCTGGAACTGGCCGCCACGGTCGGCGAGGCCCTGGAAATCGCCCTGGTCACCCGCAACAAGGGGGCGGAGCCCTTTTCCTTATCCCAAGGCCTGCATACCTATTTCCGGATCGGCGACATCGGAAGCACCGAAGTCCTGGGCCTGGAAGGGCGGGGCTACATCGATAAGATGGACGGCGGAAGCGAGAAGCTGCAACGGGGCCCGGTGACAATCGTCGGCGAGACCGACCGCATCTATACCGGCGTGGCGGGAGACTTGGCGATCCGCGATACGGCTCTCGGCCGCACCATCCGCATCGCGTCGTCGGGTAGCGCCAGTGCCGTGGTCTGGAATCCGTGGATCGCCACCGCCGCTTCCATGGCCGACTTGAACGACGACGACTGGAAGGTCATGCTCTGCGTCGAAACCACCAATGCAGGACCGGATGTCATCCAGGTCCCGGCCGGCGGCGAACATCGATTGACCGCCACCTATTCCATTGCGGACTAG
- the nifA gene encoding nif-specific transcriptional activator NifA, which translates to MRVDHARANALALNGIYEASKILSSSLNLESTLRDVLNLLSSYMLMRRGMVALVDKDAGAQPVVIAAAGMTPQALERGEARLPKAVVDAIMTANIPHVVADMAGDPMFAGFFGGAKSRPDQPVAFIGVPIKAADKPIGVLTIERDWDDEGDVHFEFDVRFLAMIANLIGQTARLRQNIATDRERLLIEQSRLQKALDHRRHETRDEQGGCLAGSIVGQSRVMQEVLSQVRQVAQTRSTVLIRGESGTGKELIARAIHQASQRAKAAFVEVNCAALPENLLESELFGHEKGAFTGASHERKGRFELADGGTLFLDEIGEISPAFQAKLLRVLQEGEFERVGGNKTIKVDVRLISATNKNLEEAVANGTFRADLYYRISVVPVLVPPLRDRPEDISKLAGCFLTRFNKENKRDLRLSDEALAVLQHCYFPGNVRELENCVSRVATMAKAEVIRASDMACQRGQCLSSALWKHRPADARPVGGLGPAPAFGEALASCPLPSAPPMAREPDRAALSPRDRLIQAMETAGWVQAKAARMLGLTPRQIGYALKKYGVEVKQL; encoded by the coding sequence ATGCGCGTCGATCATGCCCGGGCCAACGCCCTTGCCCTCAACGGAATCTACGAAGCCAGCAAGATTCTGAGTTCGTCGCTGAACCTGGAAAGCACGTTGCGCGACGTGCTCAACCTGCTGTCGTCCTACATGCTGATGCGCCGGGGCATGGTGGCCCTGGTGGACAAGGACGCGGGCGCCCAGCCGGTGGTGATCGCCGCCGCGGGCATGACGCCCCAGGCACTGGAACGCGGCGAGGCCCGCCTGCCCAAGGCGGTGGTCGATGCCATCATGACCGCCAACATCCCCCACGTGGTCGCCGACATGGCGGGCGACCCCATGTTCGCCGGTTTCTTCGGCGGCGCCAAGAGCCGGCCGGACCAACCGGTGGCCTTCATCGGCGTGCCCATCAAGGCGGCCGACAAGCCCATTGGCGTGCTGACCATCGAACGCGACTGGGACGACGAGGGCGACGTCCATTTCGAATTCGACGTCCGCTTCCTCGCCATGATCGCCAACCTGATCGGCCAGACGGCACGGCTGCGCCAGAACATCGCCACCGACCGCGAACGCCTGCTGATCGAACAGTCCCGTCTGCAGAAGGCCCTCGACCACCGCCGCCACGAAACCAGGGACGAACAGGGGGGATGCCTCGCCGGTTCCATCGTCGGCCAGAGCCGGGTGATGCAGGAGGTGCTGTCGCAGGTCCGCCAAGTGGCGCAGACCCGCTCGACGGTGTTGATTCGCGGAGAAAGCGGCACCGGCAAGGAACTGATCGCCCGCGCCATCCACCAGGCCAGTCAGCGGGCCAAGGCGGCCTTCGTCGAGGTCAATTGCGCCGCCCTGCCGGAAAACCTGCTGGAATCGGAACTTTTCGGCCATGAGAAGGGCGCCTTCACGGGCGCCAGTCACGAGCGCAAGGGCCGGTTCGAACTGGCCGACGGCGGCACCCTGTTCCTGGACGAGATCGGCGAGATATCTCCGGCCTTCCAGGCCAAGCTGCTGCGCGTGTTGCAGGAAGGCGAGTTCGAACGGGTCGGGGGCAACAAGACCATCAAGGTCGACGTGCGCCTGATCTCGGCCACCAACAAGAACCTGGAGGAAGCGGTGGCCAACGGCACCTTCCGCGCCGATCTCTACTACCGCATCTCGGTAGTGCCGGTCCTCGTTCCGCCGCTGCGCGACCGCCCCGAGGACATCTCCAAGCTGGCCGGCTGCTTCCTCACCCGCTTCAACAAGGAAAACAAGCGCGACCTGCGCCTGTCCGACGAGGCCCTGGCGGTGCTCCAGCATTGCTACTTCCCCGGCAACGTCCGCGAATTGGAAAACTGCGTGAGCCGGGTCGCCACCATGGCCAAGGCGGAGGTCATCCGCGCTTCCGACATGGCCTGCCAACGCGGCCAGTGTCTGTCCTCTGCGCTGTGGAAGCACCGGCCCGCCGACGCCCGTCCGGTGGGCGGCCTGGGACCGGCCCCCGCGTTTGGCGAGGCCTTGGCCTCCTGCCCCCTGCCCAGCGCTCCCCCCATGGCGCGGGAACCCGATCGGGCCGCCCTGTCGCCTCGCGACCGGCTGATCCAGGCCATGGAAACGGCCGGCTGGGTACAGGCCAAGGCGGCCCGGATGCTCGGCCTGACCCCGCGCCAGATCGGCTACGCCCTCAAGAAGTACGGCGTCGAGGTCAAGCAATTGTAG
- the nifB gene encoding nitrogenase cofactor biosynthesis protein NifB, producing MTAFVALADLRPAPAPRGQGGCRSSACGSSQASGDLPPEVWAKVKDHPCYSEEAHHFFARMHVAVAPGCNIQCNYCNRKFDCANESRPGVVSERLTPEQALRKVIAVANRVPQLSVLGIAGPGDALHDHHRTFETFRLVSEKLPDIKLCLSTNGLALPEHVEAIAALNVDHVTITINMVDPRVGEAIYPWVYFDRRRWSGRDASKILHERQMLGLEMLASRGILVKVNSVMIPGVNDAHLTEVNAEVKKRGAFLHNVMPLISDPAHGTYFGLAGQRGPTPTELKALQDDLGGGAKLMRHCRQCRADAVGLLGEDRGHEFDLASLPATIDVDPSARRAYRSVVEAERADRAAAVAAATEGLRETTPVTPVRLVAVCTKGGGRVNQHFGHATEFQVYEVDGRGVRFSGLRRADNYCRGGWGEDDNLEAIVEALAGVDAVLCAKVGGCPKDRLAEAGIAVVDAYAQDYIETAAAAWYAASSGVRKAALCA from the coding sequence ATGACCGCTTTCGTAGCCCTCGCCGATCTGCGGCCCGCCCCCGCCCCCAGGGGCCAGGGTGGGTGCCGCTCCTCCGCCTGCGGGTCGAGCCAGGCGTCCGGCGACCTGCCGCCCGAAGTCTGGGCCAAGGTCAAGGATCATCCCTGCTATTCGGAGGAGGCCCACCACTTCTTCGCCCGCATGCATGTGGCCGTGGCCCCCGGATGCAACATCCAGTGCAACTACTGCAATCGCAAGTTCGATTGCGCCAACGAAAGCCGTCCCGGCGTGGTCAGCGAACGGCTGACTCCCGAACAGGCCCTGCGCAAGGTGATCGCCGTCGCCAACCGGGTGCCCCAACTCTCGGTGCTTGGCATCGCCGGGCCGGGGGATGCGCTGCACGACCATCACCGGACCTTCGAGACCTTCCGTCTGGTCTCCGAGAAACTTCCCGACATCAAGCTTTGTCTCTCGACCAACGGCCTGGCGCTGCCCGAGCACGTGGAAGCCATCGCCGCCTTGAACGTCGACCATGTGACAATCACCATCAACATGGTCGATCCTCGGGTGGGAGAAGCAATCTATCCCTGGGTCTACTTCGACCGCCGTCGATGGAGCGGGCGCGACGCCTCGAAAATCCTGCATGAGCGCCAGATGCTGGGCCTCGAGATGCTGGCCTCCCGCGGCATCCTGGTCAAGGTCAACTCGGTCATGATCCCCGGCGTCAACGACGCCCACCTGACAGAGGTCAATGCCGAGGTCAAGAAGCGCGGCGCCTTCCTGCATAACGTCATGCCGCTGATCTCCGATCCGGCGCACGGCACCTATTTCGGGCTGGCCGGCCAGCGCGGCCCGACGCCGACGGAACTGAAGGCGCTACAGGACGATCTGGGCGGAGGCGCCAAGCTGATGCGCCACTGCCGCCAGTGCCGGGCCGACGCCGTCGGCCTGCTGGGCGAGGATCGCGGTCATGAATTCGATCTGGCTTCCCTGCCGGCGACCATCGATGTCGATCCCTCCGCCCGCCGGGCCTACCGCAGCGTGGTCGAGGCCGAACGGGCCGACCGCGCCGCCGCCGTGGCCGCCGCCACCGAAGGCCTGCGGGAAACGACGCCCGTGACCCCCGTCCGCCTGGTCGCCGTCTGCACGAAGGGAGGCGGGCGGGTCAACCAGCACTTCGGCCACGCCACCGAGTTCCAGGTCTACGAGGTGGACGGCCGGGGCGTGCGGTTCTCCGGCCTGCGGCGGGCGGACAATTACTGCCGGGGCGGCTGGGGCGAGGACGACAATCTGGAAGCCATCGTCGAAGCCTTGGCGGGTGTCGACGCCGTGCTCTGCGCCAAGGTCGGAGGCTGTCCCAAGGATCGCCTGGCCGAAGCCGGCATCGCGGTCGTCGATGCCTATGCCCAGGACTACATCGAAACCGCCGCCGCCGCCTGGTACGCCGCCTCGTCCGGCGTCCGGAAAGCGGCCCTTTGCGCCTGA
- a CDS encoding 4Fe-4S binding protein — protein sequence MAYTIVAENCTACGGCEFECPNNAIKMKGDIFVIDAGKCTECDGKFDAPQCAAVCPVPDTCVPA from the coding sequence ATGGCCTACACCATCGTCGCCGAAAACTGCACCGCCTGCGGCGGCTGCGAATTCGAATGCCCCAACAACGCCATCAAGATGAAGGGCGACATCTTCGTCATCGATGCCGGCAAGTGCACCGAATGCGACGGCAAGTTCGATGCGCCCCAGTGCGCCGCCGTCTGTCCGGTGCCCGACACCTGCGTGCCCGCCTGA
- a CDS encoding nitrogen fixation protein NifZ, giving the protein MPREPDVDIFSDPVFDFGQKVRSRKNVKNDGTFAGAEIGEVLVRKGEEGYVRDIGTFLQQFHVYAVEFIGTGRIVGMRAAELESLEGKP; this is encoded by the coding sequence ATGCCCCGTGAACCGGACGTCGACATCTTCTCCGATCCTGTCTTCGACTTCGGACAAAAGGTGCGCTCGCGGAAGAACGTCAAGAACGACGGGACCTTCGCCGGCGCCGAGATCGGTGAGGTCTTGGTACGGAAGGGCGAGGAAGGCTATGTGCGCGACATCGGCACCTTCCTGCAGCAGTTCCATGTCTATGCCGTGGAATTCATCGGAACGGGACGCATCGTCGGCATGCGCGCCGCCGAACTGGAATCTCTGGAGGGCAAGCCATGA
- the nifT gene encoding putative nitrogen fixation protein NifT, producing the protein MKVMIRKADGILSAYVPKKDLEEAVVEQEKPGLWGGWIKLANGWVLDLPAMSEEPRLPITVTARKRGEDD; encoded by the coding sequence ATGAAGGTGATGATTCGCAAGGCGGACGGCATCCTGTCGGCCTATGTACCGAAGAAGGACCTGGAAGAAGCCGTCGTCGAACAGGAAAAGCCCGGCCTCTGGGGCGGCTGGATCAAGCTGGCCAACGGCTGGGTGCTCGACCTGCCGGCCATGAGCGAAGAACCCCGCCTGCCTATCACGGTCACCGCCCGCAAGCGCGGCGAAGATGACTGA
- a CDS encoding SIR2 family protein codes for MTEDAMETIGRLVAEGRLIPYLGPDLLTLAGAAPVPTAPRELAARLAAKISVPARIRGNVWSVAQYIESNRHRITLTRLMSETFGPALPPTALHRWLAELKWLPLVVDVWYDDTLPAAFAGRRNWGLVQGVTRAGENLDIWAKYFDCAGRECQSADAPGWQTLVYKPHGCVRPGGSFLVSDSDYVEALTELDIQTPIPPEVQARRAGRGFLFLGCRFYDQMLRTYARQIMKRSSGPHYAVLPEADLTRNERRFLEEQAIVPVGLDLGTAVDRLTKG; via the coding sequence ATGACTGAGGACGCCATGGAAACCATTGGCCGCCTGGTTGCCGAAGGCCGGCTCATTCCCTACCTGGGGCCCGACCTGCTGACCCTCGCGGGCGCCGCGCCGGTGCCGACCGCGCCTCGCGAACTGGCGGCCCGCCTCGCCGCCAAGATCTCGGTCCCGGCACGCATCCGCGGGAACGTCTGGTCGGTGGCGCAATATATCGAATCCAACCGCCACAGAATTACGCTTACCCGATTGATGTCCGAGACCTTCGGTCCCGCTCTCCCCCCCACAGCCTTGCACCGGTGGCTCGCCGAGTTGAAGTGGCTGCCCCTGGTGGTCGACGTCTGGTACGACGATACCCTGCCGGCCGCCTTTGCCGGGCGAAGGAATTGGGGCCTGGTCCAGGGCGTGACGCGGGCGGGGGAGAACCTCGACATCTGGGCCAAATACTTCGACTGCGCCGGACGCGAGTGCCAGTCCGCCGATGCGCCGGGCTGGCAGACCCTGGTCTACAAGCCGCACGGCTGCGTCCGGCCGGGCGGCAGCTTCCTGGTTTCCGATTCGGACTATGTGGAAGCCCTGACCGAACTGGACATCCAGACGCCGATTCCGCCCGAGGTGCAGGCCCGCCGGGCCGGGAGGGGGTTCCTGTTTCTCGGCTGCCGCTTCTACGACCAGATGCTGCGCACCTATGCCCGCCAGATCATGAAGCGCTCATCCGGGCCCCATTACGCCGTGCTTCCCGAAGCCGATCTCACCCGCAACGAACGGCGGTTCCTGGAAGAGCAAGCCATCGTGCCCGTCGGTCTGGATCTGGGGACGGCCGTGGACCGATTGACGAAGGGATAA
- the hisG gene encoding ATP phosphoribosyltransferase, with amino-acid sequence MTDTTTDKLILALPKGRILKEVMPILKAAGIEPEAAFADKDARQLRFATSRPEIDLIRVRSFDVANFVAFGAAQLGIAGSDVLMEFDFPEIYAPLDLGIGRCRMAVAEPEEMVAGDDPATWSHVRVATKYPEITRRHFARRGVQAECIKLNGAMELAPKLGLCRRIVDLVSSGATLKANGLVEIEHIADISSRLAVNRTAWKTRPTEIDHWIERFREAVHAAAS; translated from the coding sequence ATGACCGACACCACGACCGACAAGCTGATCCTGGCGCTGCCCAAGGGCCGCATCCTCAAGGAAGTGATGCCCATCCTGAAGGCCGCCGGCATCGAACCCGAAGCCGCCTTCGCCGACAAGGACGCAAGGCAGTTGCGCTTCGCCACCAGCCGGCCCGAGATCGACCTGATCCGCGTGCGCAGCTTCGACGTGGCCAACTTCGTGGCCTTCGGTGCCGCGCAACTCGGGATCGCGGGCAGCGACGTGCTGATGGAATTCGATTTCCCTGAAATCTACGCGCCCCTCGACCTGGGGATCGGCAGGTGCCGCATGGCGGTGGCCGAGCCCGAGGAGATGGTGGCCGGCGACGATCCGGCGACCTGGAGCCACGTGCGCGTCGCCACCAAGTATCCCGAGATCACGCGCCGCCACTTCGCCCGGCGGGGCGTACAGGCCGAATGCATCAAGCTGAACGGAGCCATGGAACTGGCGCCCAAGCTGGGGCTTTGCCGCCGCATCGTCGACTTGGTATCGTCGGGCGCCACCCTGAAGGCCAACGGTCTGGTGGAAATCGAGCATATCGCCGACATCTCGTCGCGTCTCGCGGTCAACCGCACCGCGTGGAAGACCCGGCCCACCGAGATCGACCATTGGATCGAGAGGTTCCGGGAGGCCGTCCATGCCGCAGCGTCTTGA
- the hisD gene encoding histidinol dehydrogenase, whose translation MPQRLDIRDQGFEASFAALMSAKREAEADVNAVVAAILDEVRRDGDAALLAYTKKFDRLDLTAETLRVTVAQMEAATAACAPETLAALKVAAERIADYHRRQIPEDQDYVDAAGIRLGYRWTAVGAAGLYVPGGTAAYPSSVLMNALPAKVAGVERLVMVVPSPDGRLNPLVLAAARVAGVDEIYRVGGAQAVAALAYGTATIRPVDKIVGPGNAYVAAAKRQVFGIVGIDMIAGPSEILVVADGANDPAWIAADLLSQAEHDTAAQSILIADDAAFALAVEEAVESHLKTLPRAAIARKSWDDYGCVILVERLDQAIPLVDRLAPEHLELACADPDALARRIRNAGAIFLGRHTPEALGDYVAGPNHVLPTARTARFSSPLGVLDFLKRSSIIGAGVEGLNAIGPAAVALAKAEGLDAHALSVSIRLNLPR comes from the coding sequence ATGCCGCAGCGTCTTGATATCCGCGACCAGGGCTTCGAGGCATCTTTCGCCGCCCTCATGTCCGCCAAGCGGGAGGCCGAGGCCGACGTCAACGCCGTCGTCGCGGCCATTCTGGACGAGGTGCGGCGCGACGGTGACGCGGCCCTGCTGGCCTATACGAAAAAATTCGACCGCCTTGACCTGACCGCGGAAACCCTGCGGGTGACCGTCGCCCAGATGGAAGCCGCGACCGCTGCCTGCGCGCCCGAGACCCTGGCGGCCCTGAAGGTGGCGGCGGAACGCATCGCCGACTACCACCGGCGCCAGATACCCGAGGACCAGGACTACGTCGATGCCGCCGGCATCCGCCTCGGCTATCGCTGGACGGCGGTGGGCGCGGCGGGGCTCTATGTTCCCGGCGGCACGGCGGCCTATCCCTCATCGGTGTTGATGAACGCCCTGCCGGCCAAGGTCGCCGGGGTGGAACGCCTGGTGATGGTGGTGCCCTCGCCGGACGGCAGGCTCAATCCTTTGGTTCTGGCGGCGGCCCGGGTGGCCGGCGTGGACGAGATCTACCGGGTCGGCGGCGCCCAGGCGGTGGCGGCGCTGGCCTATGGGACGGCGACCATCCGTCCGGTGGACAAGATCGTCGGTCCCGGCAATGCCTATGTGGCGGCAGCCAAGCGCCAAGTCTTCGGTATCGTGGGCATCGACATGATCGCCGGACCGTCGGAAATCCTGGTGGTGGCCGACGGCGCAAACGATCCGGCCTGGATCGCCGCCGACCTGCTGTCCCAGGCCGAACACGACACCGCCGCCCAATCCATCCTGATTGCCGATGACGCGGCCTTCGCCCTCGCGGTGGAAGAAGCCGTCGAAAGCCACCTGAAGACCCTGCCACGGGCCGCCATCGCCCGGAAGAGCTGGGACGACTACGGCTGCGTCATCCTGGTGGAACGCCTGGACCAGGCGATTCCCCTGGTCGACCGCCTGGCGCCCGAGCATCTGGAACTGGCCTGCGCGGACCCGGATGCCCTGGCGCGGCGCATCCGCAACGCCGGGGCGATCTTTCTGGGGCGCCATACGCCGGAGGCCTTGGGAGACTACGTGGCCGGACCGAACCACGTTCTGCCGACGGCACGCACGGCGCGCTTCTCTTCCCCCCTGGGAGTGCTGGACTTCCTCAAACGGTCATCGATCATCGGGGCCGGGGTGGAAGGACTGAACGCCATCGGCCCGGCGGCGGTGGCCTTGGCCAAGGCGGAAGGACTGGATGCCCACGCCCTGTCGGTCTCCATCCGCCTCAACCTGCCCCGGTAG
- a CDS encoding UPF0262 family protein, giving the protein MAPDQRLSRLTLDAHGVVRFSPRVEHERRIAIQDLLDENSFQPVDGVSGPFVLHLGLAEGRLLFDVRDESETPLFAFPLSLAPLRGIIKDYFMVCDSYYKAIGDATPSRIEAIDMGRRGLHNEGAEMLRDRLAPRIAIDTVTARRLFTLICVMHIRS; this is encoded by the coding sequence GTGGCGCCCGACCAGCGCCTGTCCCGCCTCACCCTGGACGCCCACGGCGTCGTGCGCTTCAGCCCGCGCGTCGAGCACGAGCGCCGGATCGCCATCCAGGACCTGCTTGACGAGAATTCCTTCCAGCCCGTCGACGGGGTGTCGGGGCCCTTCGTCCTCCACCTGGGTCTGGCCGAGGGGCGGCTGCTGTTCGACGTCCGCGACGAAAGCGAGACACCGCTGTTCGCCTTTCCTTTGTCCCTGGCACCGTTGCGCGGCATCATCAAAGATTATTTCATGGTCTGCGACAGCTATTACAAAGCGATCGGCGATGCGACCCCATCGCGCATCGAAGCCATCGACATGGGCCGGCGCGGACTGCACAACGAAGGCGCGGAGATGCTGCGCGACCGCTTGGCTCCCAGGATCGCCATCGATACGGTGACGGCCCGGCGGCTGTTCACGTTGATTTGCGTCATGCATATCCGGTCTTGA
- a CDS encoding arsenate reductase ArsC, translated as MAPTAVLFACTQNAIRSPMAEGLFKHLYGGRIYVDSAGVHAGQHDGFAVAVMREIGIDIADHQPKTFDDLQDAYFDLVVSLSPQAQHKAVEMTRIMACDLEFWNTFDPSVIEGSREVRLDAYRRVRDQLLQRIRDRFDSMGPASQGA; from the coding sequence ATGGCACCGACAGCAGTCCTGTTCGCCTGCACCCAGAACGCCATTCGCTCGCCAATGGCCGAAGGCCTGTTCAAACACCTTTACGGCGGTCGCATCTATGTGGATTCGGCGGGCGTCCACGCCGGGCAGCACGACGGATTCGCGGTGGCGGTCATGCGCGAAATCGGCATCGACATCGCCGACCACCAGCCCAAAACCTTCGACGACCTCCAGGACGCCTATTTCGATCTGGTGGTCTCGCTGTCGCCACAGGCCCAGCACAAGGCGGTGGAGATGACCCGCATCATGGCCTGCGACCTGGAATTCTGGAACACTTTCGATCCTTCCGTGATCGAAGGCAGCCGCGAGGTACGGCTGGATGCCTATCGGCGCGTGCGTGACCAGTTGTTGCAAAGAATCCGCGACCGCTTCGATTCCATGGGGCCTGCGTCCCAAGGGGCTTGA